A single region of the Phalacrocorax carbo chromosome 4, bPhaCar2.1, whole genome shotgun sequence genome encodes:
- the MMAA gene encoding methylmalonic aciduria type A protein, mitochondrial isoform X1 produces MGRGSCLCLKQVSASRSELTPLVLLIPKKMKIPSLLLRFPRCYSSRRTYFTSFHFASRADFLSVASLTPVHHYHTKWICSSNGLRRELCQQVAPDQQIEGLSDREQRLIDRLYSGLIQGHRASLAEAITLVESTQSRKKKIAQVLLQKVLSYHREQEKLNQGKPLAFRVGLSGPPGAGKSTFIECFGKMLTERKYKVSVLAVDPSSSTSGGSLLGDKTRMTELSRDMNAYIRPSPTRGTLGGVTRTTNEAILLCEGGGYNVVLVETVGVGQSEFAVADMVDMFILLLPPAGGDELQGIKRGIIEMADLVAINKADGDLVVPARRIQAEYVSAMKLLRKRSKVWRPKVMRVSAKTGEGISDMWDKMTEFRDLMLTSGELIAKRRKQQKVWMWNLIQENMLEHFRSHLAVKDKIPLLEEKVLSGVLSPGLAADLLLKAFKDGL; encoded by the exons A tgggaagAGGGAGCTGTCTTTGTTTAAAACA gGTGTCTGCAAGCAGAAGTGAACTGACGCCTCTGGTACTTTTAATTCCAAAAAAGATGAAGATCCCCTCTTTGCTGCTGAGATTCCCTCGTTGTTATTCCTCTAGAAGAACTTACTTCACGAGCTTTCACTTCGCTTCCAGAGCAGATTTCCTGTCCGTTGCATCTCTTACGCCTGTGCACCACTACCACACGAAATGGATATGTTCGTCAAATGGTTTGAGGAGAGAGCTGTGTCAACAAGTGGCTCCTGACCAGCAAATAGAGGGACTTTCTGACAGAGAACAAAGGCTCATAGACAGACTTTACAGTGGACTAATCCAGGGTCATAGAGCCTCTCTAGCAGAAGCCATTACACTTGTAGAATCAACTCAGagtaggaagaagaaaatagccCAGGTGCTCCTTCAGAAGGTATTATCCTACCACAGGGAACAAGAAAAGTTAAATCAAGGAAAGCCACTTGCCTTTAGAGTGG GGTTGTCTGGTCCTCCTGGTGCTGGGAAATCAACTTTCATAGAATGCTTCGGGAAAATGCTTACcgaaagaaaatacaaagtgtCTGTGTTGGCTGTAGACCCTTCTTCTAGTACAAGTGGTG GTTCTCTATTGGGTGACAAAACACGGATGACTGAATTGTCAAGGGACATGAATGCATACATCAGACCATCTCCAACCAGAGGGACGCTAGGAGGTGTAACAAGGACCACAAACGAAGCCATTCTGCTGTGTGAAGGAGGCGGCTACAATGTTGTTCTTGTGGAAACAGTAG GTGTGGGACAGTCAGAATTTGCTGTGGCTGATATGGTTGATATGTTTATATTACTGCTACCACCTGCAGGTGGAGATGAATTAcag GGCATCAAACGGGGCATAATTGAGATGGCAGATCTAGTAGCTATAAATAAAGCTGATGGTGATTTAGTTGTGCCTGCACGGAGAATACAAGCTGAATATGTTAGTGCTATGAAGCTCCTTCGCAAGCGTTCAAAGGTTTGGAGACCAAAG GTAATGCGCGTCTCTGCCAAAACTGGCGAAGGTATCTCAGACATGTGGGATAAAATGACAGAATTTCGTGACCTCATGCTCACAAGTGGCGAGTTGATTGCCAAACGACGGAAACAGCAGAAAGTGTGGATGTGGAATCTCATCCAAGAAAATATGTTGGAACATTTCCGGAGCCACTTGGCAGTCAAGGATAAGATTCCACTTCTAGAAGAAAAAGTTCTTAGTGGTGTCCTGTCCCCCGGGCTGGCAGCCGACCTGCTACTGAAAGCATTCAAAGATGGTCTCTAA
- the MMAA gene encoding methylmalonic aciduria type A protein, mitochondrial isoform X2 — MKIPSLLLRFPRCYSSRRTYFTSFHFASRADFLSVASLTPVHHYHTKWICSSNGLRRELCQQVAPDQQIEGLSDREQRLIDRLYSGLIQGHRASLAEAITLVESTQSRKKKIAQVLLQKVLSYHREQEKLNQGKPLAFRVGLSGPPGAGKSTFIECFGKMLTERKYKVSVLAVDPSSSTSGGSLLGDKTRMTELSRDMNAYIRPSPTRGTLGGVTRTTNEAILLCEGGGYNVVLVETVGVGQSEFAVADMVDMFILLLPPAGGDELQGIKRGIIEMADLVAINKADGDLVVPARRIQAEYVSAMKLLRKRSKVWRPKVMRVSAKTGEGISDMWDKMTEFRDLMLTSGELIAKRRKQQKVWMWNLIQENMLEHFRSHLAVKDKIPLLEEKVLSGVLSPGLAADLLLKAFKDGL, encoded by the exons ATGAAGATCCCCTCTTTGCTGCTGAGATTCCCTCGTTGTTATTCCTCTAGAAGAACTTACTTCACGAGCTTTCACTTCGCTTCCAGAGCAGATTTCCTGTCCGTTGCATCTCTTACGCCTGTGCACCACTACCACACGAAATGGATATGTTCGTCAAATGGTTTGAGGAGAGAGCTGTGTCAACAAGTGGCTCCTGACCAGCAAATAGAGGGACTTTCTGACAGAGAACAAAGGCTCATAGACAGACTTTACAGTGGACTAATCCAGGGTCATAGAGCCTCTCTAGCAGAAGCCATTACACTTGTAGAATCAACTCAGagtaggaagaagaaaatagccCAGGTGCTCCTTCAGAAGGTATTATCCTACCACAGGGAACAAGAAAAGTTAAATCAAGGAAAGCCACTTGCCTTTAGAGTGG GGTTGTCTGGTCCTCCTGGTGCTGGGAAATCAACTTTCATAGAATGCTTCGGGAAAATGCTTACcgaaagaaaatacaaagtgtCTGTGTTGGCTGTAGACCCTTCTTCTAGTACAAGTGGTG GTTCTCTATTGGGTGACAAAACACGGATGACTGAATTGTCAAGGGACATGAATGCATACATCAGACCATCTCCAACCAGAGGGACGCTAGGAGGTGTAACAAGGACCACAAACGAAGCCATTCTGCTGTGTGAAGGAGGCGGCTACAATGTTGTTCTTGTGGAAACAGTAG GTGTGGGACAGTCAGAATTTGCTGTGGCTGATATGGTTGATATGTTTATATTACTGCTACCACCTGCAGGTGGAGATGAATTAcag GGCATCAAACGGGGCATAATTGAGATGGCAGATCTAGTAGCTATAAATAAAGCTGATGGTGATTTAGTTGTGCCTGCACGGAGAATACAAGCTGAATATGTTAGTGCTATGAAGCTCCTTCGCAAGCGTTCAAAGGTTTGGAGACCAAAG GTAATGCGCGTCTCTGCCAAAACTGGCGAAGGTATCTCAGACATGTGGGATAAAATGACAGAATTTCGTGACCTCATGCTCACAAGTGGCGAGTTGATTGCCAAACGACGGAAACAGCAGAAAGTGTGGATGTGGAATCTCATCCAAGAAAATATGTTGGAACATTTCCGGAGCCACTTGGCAGTCAAGGATAAGATTCCACTTCTAGAAGAAAAAGTTCTTAGTGGTGTCCTGTCCCCCGGGCTGGCAGCCGACCTGCTACTGAAAGCATTCAAAGATGGTCTCTAA